Within Topomyia yanbarensis strain Yona2022 chromosome 2, ASM3024719v1, whole genome shotgun sequence, the genomic segment CAATTTGTGTCAACGAGTTCTTGTCGGTTCTATGATGCGCAGAATCCCCTCCGCCTACGTGTCCGATGAACGACAAAAAATAATCTTCAACCTGTGAGCTATCAGTAAGTTTTTTCTCGTGACAGGATTAGTGAGGTGCCCGTCAGATAGAATAAATTAATGCATTGTATTTTTAGATCTGCCTAATCCCGCTCGATTGATTTCATTTAGTAGCCAAACAAAACGCTTGATAACGTATCCAACGCAACAGAACCGATCCAGGTGTGGGCGCAGAACAATACTGAAGTGATGACGGACAAGTGAATAGCCGTGCATTCGTGAAAGATTACCACATCTAGTTATATAACGTATGGTTCATTATGTTGATAAGTCACAGATACTGAACTGAGCTGAAACAGTGGCTGGAGTGGAAACAAAATCATGCGGACATTGACACAAAACGGAACCTCTCGGACAATAACAAGTGAGCAACAATTGGCATGTTGATGCTTAGGTTGAGAACATCAACGCGCATCAACAAATTTAGGCTTCAACGAAGCGAGTACAGCTTTGGCACCGTTATAGAAAGAATAATTCTAAAAGTGTCTCATTGCATTGATATAGTGTAAATAATTCCtaggaaattttataatttttttcaaaagaagCAACCGCTGAGACGATGGCCGTCGCTCGCACCGAATCGGGAATAAATGGACGCCCAACAAATCCGACCGGGTCAACTAGTCCACTTCCGCTGATGAGTTGGCGAGAGTTTGCTTGCGGTTGGGGAGCTGCCTTCGTCAACATTGCCGTTACCTATCCAATCTACAAGATGATTTTCCGGCAGATGTTGCACGGAGTGCAGCTACATCAGGCTTTCGGTCAACTGCGCAGCGAAGGAATCACCTATCTGTACCGGGGGATCTTCCCACCGTTGGCGCAACGAACCATTTCCCTATCGCTGATGTTTGGCGTGTACGATGGTACACGCCGGCCACTAGTGGATTACTGTGGGATGAATCAGTACACGGCTAAATCGATAGCAGGTTGCATTGCGGGCTCGGTGGAGGCGATTTTGATACCGTTCGAGCGGATTCAGACGCTACTGGCGGACGCAAATTATCATCAAAAGTACAAGAATACTCATCATGCTTTTCGGTAAGTGGAAGTGAATTGGGGCAATGTTTGTTCGTTTCTATAGTTGAATAATGCTCACTAATGCAGCTTAATCTCCATCGAGTATGGTTTCAAGGAGCTGTACCGGGGACTGGTACCGATCCTGTGGCGTAACGGACCATCCAATGCAATGTTTTTCGTGATGC encodes:
- the LOC131685323 gene encoding mitochondrial nicotinamide adenine dinucleotide transporter SLC25A51: MRTLTQNGTSRTITKATAETMAVARTESGINGRPTNPTGSTSPLPLMSWREFACGWGAAFVNIAVTYPIYKMIFRQMLHGVQLHQAFGQLRSEGITYLYRGIFPPLAQRTISLSLMFGVYDGTRRPLVDYCGMNQYTAKSIAGCIAGSVEAILIPFERIQTLLADANYHQKYKNTHHAFRLISIEYGFKELYRGLVPILWRNGPSNAMFFVMREEADQRLPKRSTLVTQRTQEFVAGACIGAFISSVFYPLNVIKVTMQSRVGTPYDGMLVALRQVYNERDRKLRNVYKGVSMNCTRAFFSWGIMNCAYEQLKKVLY